A genomic segment from Syntrophotalea acetylenivorans encodes:
- a CDS encoding aspartate carbamoyltransferase catalytic subunit, translating to MSFGHKHILGIEQLSADDITLILDTAESFKEVSTREIKKVPTLRGKTIINIFFEASTRTRASFEIAGKRLSADTMNISASTSAVVKGETLEDTAKNLEAMHPDIIVMRHGHSGAPHYLAERCGFSVVNAGDGAHEHPSQALLDLMTIREKKGTIEGLVVAIVGDIAHSRVARSNIYALKKMGATVRLAGPGTLLPTEIERMGAEVTTDMNTALDGADVVMMLRIQQERQGKALLPSNREYSRFYGLNPENLKLAKADALVMHPGPMNRGVEISSAVADGAQNVILDQVENGVAVRMALLYLVSGGEQLAEQSA from the coding sequence ATGTCCTTTGGACACAAACATATTCTCGGGATTGAACAGCTTTCAGCCGATGACATTACGTTAATTCTCGATACCGCTGAAAGTTTTAAGGAAGTCAGCACCCGCGAAATTAAAAAGGTACCGACTCTGCGCGGCAAAACGATTATCAATATATTCTTTGAAGCCAGCACTCGCACCAGAGCATCCTTTGAGATTGCCGGCAAACGGTTGTCCGCTGATACCATGAACATCAGTGCTTCGACCTCTGCGGTGGTTAAGGGTGAGACCCTTGAGGATACGGCTAAAAACCTTGAGGCCATGCATCCTGATATCATCGTTATGCGCCATGGGCATTCGGGAGCCCCCCATTACCTGGCTGAGCGCTGTGGCTTTTCTGTCGTCAATGCTGGTGATGGAGCCCATGAACACCCGAGCCAGGCACTGCTCGATCTGATGACCATACGTGAAAAGAAGGGCACCATCGAGGGTTTGGTTGTAGCGATCGTCGGCGATATCGCCCATAGTCGCGTGGCCCGATCGAATATCTATGCTTTAAAGAAAATGGGGGCCACAGTTCGGCTGGCCGGTCCCGGAACCTTGCTGCCAACCGAGATTGAGCGCATGGGTGCCGAAGTCACTACGGACATGAATACGGCATTGGACGGGGCCGATGTGGTTATGATGCTGCGTATCCAGCAAGAAAGGCAGGGCAAGGCCCTGTTACCTTCGAATCGAGAGTACAGCCGCTTCTATGGTCTCAATCCGGAAAACCTGAAACTGGCTAAAGCCGATGCTCTTGTTATGCATCCAGGGCCGATGAATCGCGGTGTTGAGATATCCTCGGCCGTTGCCGACGGCGCGCAAAATGTCATCCTTGACCAGGTTGAAAATGGTGTGGCGGTTCGCATGGCCCTGCTTTATCTTGTCTCCGGCGGTGAACAATTAGCCGAACAGAGCGCCTGA
- a CDS encoding dihydroorotase: MKILIKGGRLIDPANSIDDQLDVLIENGCVAAVGTNLDSDNAQVLDATNRLVVPGLIDVHVHLREPGYEYKEDIQSGTRAAVAGGFTSVACMPNTDPVNDNKTVTSYICQKAAEVGLATVFPVGAITKGLKGESLSEMGQLREAGCVAVTDDGRPVDDGEIMRRAMEYARSFDLPVISHAEDLAIVGGGVMNDGFVATELGLKGIPWVAEDAMVARDVMLAEFTGARLHVAHVSTRGAVEIIRAAQKRGVAVTAEVTPHHFTLTEEAVRGYDTNAKMNPPLRSADDVAAIRQGLADGTIGVIATDHAPHHRDEKNVEFNIAMNGIVGLETALPLTLRLVEEGVLSLSEAIARLTCGPAQALNLSRGSLTVGSIADVTVIDPECAWKLEAEELLSKSKNTPFDGWSLKGKATNTLVRGKIVYNSDEV; encoded by the coding sequence ATGAAAATTCTTATAAAGGGCGGTCGCCTGATTGACCCGGCCAACAGCATAGACGATCAGCTGGATGTGCTCATCGAAAACGGTTGTGTAGCGGCTGTTGGTACGAACCTGGACTCCGATAATGCTCAGGTGCTCGACGCGACAAATCGCCTGGTTGTTCCGGGGCTGATCGATGTCCATGTTCATCTTCGGGAACCCGGATATGAATACAAAGAAGACATTCAGTCCGGCACTCGAGCGGCGGTGGCAGGTGGATTCACTTCTGTAGCCTGTATGCCGAATACTGATCCCGTTAACGACAACAAAACCGTTACGAGCTATATCTGTCAGAAAGCCGCCGAGGTTGGGCTGGCAACGGTTTTTCCTGTAGGCGCCATCACTAAAGGCCTTAAAGGCGAATCCTTATCAGAAATGGGACAATTACGGGAAGCTGGGTGTGTCGCAGTTACCGATGATGGTCGTCCGGTAGATGACGGTGAAATTATGCGCCGGGCCATGGAATATGCGCGGTCCTTCGACCTGCCGGTCATCAGCCATGCTGAAGACCTGGCGATTGTCGGCGGCGGTGTCATGAACGACGGTTTTGTCGCTACCGAACTCGGCCTGAAGGGGATACCCTGGGTCGCCGAAGATGCCATGGTCGCACGGGATGTGATGCTCGCTGAATTTACCGGAGCTCGCCTTCATGTTGCTCATGTCTCTACCCGCGGCGCCGTCGAAATTATCCGGGCAGCACAAAAACGTGGTGTGGCCGTTACCGCTGAGGTAACACCTCATCACTTCACCCTGACTGAAGAAGCGGTGCGGGGCTATGACACCAACGCCAAAATGAACCCTCCGTTGCGTAGCGCTGATGATGTTGCCGCAATAAGGCAAGGGCTTGCCGACGGAACAATCGGCGTTATCGCCACCGATCACGCTCCGCATCACCGCGACGAGAAAAACGTGGAGTTCAACATTGCGATGAACGGCATTGTCGGACTTGAAACGGCATTGCCCTTAACCCTGAGGTTGGTCGAAGAAGGGGTCCTGTCTTTGTCTGAGGCTATAGCGCGACTGACGTGTGGTCCCGCCCAGGCGCTCAACTTATCTCGAGGGTCCCTCACCGTCGGGAGCATTGCCGATGTCACTGTCATTGACCCCGAATGCGCTTGGAAATTAGAGGCTGAAGAACTGTTGTCCAAGAGCAAGAACACTCCCTTTGACGGCTGGAGCTTGAAGGGCAAAGCCACCAACACTTTGGTCCGCGGGAAAATCGTTTACAATAGTGATGAAGTTTAA
- the carA gene encoding glutamine-hydrolyzing carbamoyl-phosphate synthase small subunit: MKAVLALADGRVFYGKAFGACGETTGEVVFNTSMTGYQEILTDPSYCGEIVTMTYPQIGNYGINREDVESGKPHLSGFVVKEYCDFPSNWRSDMTLNDYLVENGVVGIQGIDTRALVRHIRDKGAQNGIISSVDLDPESLIAKARKAPSLVGQDLVQKVTCDSPYKWQEGIWTLGSGYSQAEGDGQFKVVAYDFGIKRNILRHLTEAGCRVTVVPADTPAQDVLAMDPDGIFLSNGPGDPEPIAYAQDNIRQLLGKKPIFGICLGHQLLALALGGKTFKLKFGHRGGNQPVMRHESGQVEITSQNHGFAVEAGSIDDEAVQTHINLNDNTIEGLEHKRLPAFSVQYHPEASPGPHDARYLFERFTALMAKQRGE, translated from the coding sequence ATGAAAGCAGTTCTGGCCCTTGCTGACGGCAGGGTTTTCTACGGTAAGGCTTTCGGTGCCTGCGGTGAAACAACCGGTGAGGTTGTCTTCAATACCAGCATGACCGGCTACCAGGAGATTCTTACGGATCCTTCCTATTGTGGTGAAATCGTCACCATGACCTATCCGCAAATCGGTAATTACGGCATCAATCGTGAGGATGTTGAGTCGGGTAAACCTCATCTGTCTGGTTTTGTGGTTAAGGAATATTGCGATTTCCCGAGCAATTGGCGTTCGGACATGACCCTTAACGACTACCTCGTTGAAAACGGTGTGGTCGGAATTCAGGGCATCGATACTCGTGCGCTGGTTCGGCACATACGGGACAAGGGTGCCCAAAACGGCATTATTTCCAGCGTTGACCTCGATCCAGAGAGTCTGATTGCCAAAGCCCGGAAGGCTCCGTCACTCGTCGGCCAGGATCTGGTACAGAAAGTTACTTGTGACTCTCCTTACAAGTGGCAAGAAGGCATCTGGACTCTCGGCAGCGGTTATAGTCAGGCCGAAGGGGATGGCCAATTTAAAGTTGTCGCTTATGACTTCGGTATCAAGCGCAATATCTTGCGTCACCTTACTGAAGCCGGGTGCCGAGTGACGGTAGTGCCCGCCGATACTCCCGCACAAGATGTACTGGCGATGGATCCGGACGGAATTTTCCTTAGCAATGGCCCCGGAGACCCGGAACCCATTGCCTATGCCCAGGACAACATTCGTCAGCTGCTTGGCAAGAAGCCGATCTTCGGTATCTGTCTCGGTCATCAATTGTTGGCGCTGGCCCTTGGCGGCAAAACCTTCAAGCTCAAGTTCGGGCATCGCGGCGGGAATCAGCCGGTCATGCGCCATGAAAGCGGTCAAGTTGAGATCACCTCACAGAATCATGGTTTCGCAGTAGAAGCGGGAAGCATCGATGATGAGGCGGTACAGACCCATATCAACCTTAATGACAACACCATTGAGGGGCTTGAGCACAAACGATTGCCCGCCTTTTCGGTGCAGTATCACCCCGAAGCATCTCCCGGGCCTCACGATGCTCGCTACCTGTTTGAACGTTTTACCGCTTTGATGGCAAAACAACGCGGCGAATAA
- the carB gene encoding carbamoyl-phosphate synthase large subunit, which translates to MPKRTDIEKILIIGAGPIIIGQACEFDYSGTQACKALKEEGYSVILLNSNPATIMTDPDFADRTYIEPVTPESLERIIAKERPDAVLPTLGGQTALNTAVAVAKSGVLEKYGVELIGAKLPAIEKAEDRTLFKAAMEKIGVAVPRSGLAHDYHEAMEVVEHVGFPAIIRPSFTLGGTGGGIAYNREEYEVMAMAGIDASPTDEILVEESVIGWKEYELEVMRDMADNVVIICSIENLDPMGIHTGDSITVAPAQTLTDKEYQILRDASLKIIREIGVDTGGSNIQFGINPKDGRLVVIEMNPRVSRSSALASKATGFPIAKIAAKLSVGYTLDEIPNDITQETFASFEPTIDYVVTKIPRFTFEKFPQADSTLTTQMKSVGEVMSIGRTFKESLQKALRSLEIGSYGFESRIYETPAVYGQPLSEEVKNQLYSKLRTPNCEMLWYLADALRAGLSCDELYKETAIDPWFLNNIAQIVAMEKVLFERKPSSVIDDQSLADMLREAKEYGFSDRRLAALWQITEGEVRALRYRLNVRPVYKRVDTCGAEFVAHTPYLYSTYETECESLPTNKKKIMILGGGPNRIGQGIEFDYCCVHGVMALIEAGYETIMVNCNPETVSTDYDTSDRLYFEPLTLEDVLEIVDIEKPEGVIVQFGGQTPLKLAVALEEAGVPIIGTSPDAIDRAEDRERFQALLHKLELKQPENGLARSFEEAEQVAARIGYPVVVRPSYVLGGRAMEIVYQVEQLRNYMLHAVQASPDHPILVDKFLEQAIEVDVDALCDGTDVVIGGIMQHIEEAGIHSGDSACVLPPFSLDPELVEEIRRQTRALALELNVIGLMNIQFAVKDGVIYLLEVNPRASRTVPFVSKATGRPCAKIAARIMAGATLAELGVEGELTPEYMSVKEAVFPFVKFPGVDTLLGPEMKSTGEVMGIDADFGKAFAKAQLGAGVKLPTSGKIFVSIKDTDKPLVVDAMRQLEGAGFELLATGGTASYLQEQGIKVTAINKVKEGRPHCVDAIKSREIAMVFNTTFGPDSVSDSYSIRRSALMQNLAYFTTVAGIEAAVAGVLALQRETLDVTPLQEYYVQR; encoded by the coding sequence ATGCCTAAGCGTACCGATATAGAAAAAATCCTCATCATCGGAGCCGGCCCCATTATTATCGGCCAGGCCTGCGAGTTTGACTACTCTGGGACCCAGGCCTGCAAGGCCCTCAAAGAAGAGGGTTATTCGGTGATTCTGCTCAACTCCAATCCGGCCACTATCATGACCGACCCGGATTTTGCCGACCGTACTTATATCGAACCGGTCACGCCTGAGTCTCTTGAGCGAATCATCGCAAAAGAACGCCCTGATGCCGTTTTGCCCACCCTGGGTGGCCAGACTGCTCTCAATACCGCAGTAGCGGTAGCCAAGTCGGGAGTTCTGGAAAAGTACGGTGTTGAGCTCATTGGTGCCAAACTTCCGGCTATTGAAAAAGCTGAAGACCGCACCCTCTTTAAAGCCGCCATGGAAAAGATTGGCGTGGCCGTACCCCGTTCCGGTCTGGCCCACGATTACCACGAAGCCATGGAGGTTGTTGAGCATGTCGGTTTCCCGGCCATTATCCGCCCCTCTTTCACCCTGGGCGGCACCGGAGGCGGCATCGCCTATAACCGGGAAGAATACGAAGTCATGGCCATGGCCGGGATTGACGCCTCGCCGACCGACGAAATCCTCGTTGAAGAATCAGTCATCGGCTGGAAGGAATACGAGCTTGAGGTCATGCGCGACATGGCCGACAACGTGGTGATTATCTGCTCTATTGAAAATCTAGATCCCATGGGCATCCATACCGGCGACTCGATCACCGTGGCTCCCGCGCAGACCCTGACCGACAAGGAATATCAGATCCTGCGCGATGCATCCCTGAAGATCATTCGCGAAATCGGCGTCGATACCGGTGGCTCCAATATTCAATTCGGCATCAATCCCAAAGACGGTCGACTCGTCGTCATTGAAATGAATCCCCGAGTCTCCCGTTCCTCGGCTCTGGCATCCAAGGCTACCGGCTTTCCCATCGCCAAAATCGCCGCCAAGCTATCGGTGGGTTATACCCTCGACGAGATCCCTAATGATATTACGCAAGAAACATTTGCCTCCTTTGAGCCGACTATCGACTATGTGGTAACCAAAATACCACGGTTCACCTTTGAAAAATTTCCTCAGGCCGACAGCACTCTCACCACCCAGATGAAATCGGTTGGGGAGGTCATGTCGATCGGCCGAACCTTTAAGGAGAGCCTGCAAAAGGCCTTGCGCTCACTGGAAATTGGTTCCTACGGATTCGAAAGTCGCATCTATGAAACACCGGCTGTCTATGGCCAGCCCCTCTCCGAAGAGGTTAAAAACCAACTCTACAGCAAGCTGCGAACTCCCAATTGTGAGATGCTCTGGTATCTGGCCGATGCTCTGCGTGCCGGTCTAAGTTGCGACGAGCTGTATAAGGAAACGGCCATTGATCCCTGGTTTTTAAATAATATTGCCCAGATCGTGGCAATGGAAAAGGTGCTCTTCGAGCGCAAGCCAAGTTCCGTCATTGATGACCAATCCCTCGCCGATATGCTGCGGGAGGCCAAAGAATATGGCTTTTCGGACCGACGTTTAGCTGCCCTCTGGCAAATCACAGAAGGAGAGGTGCGGGCCTTACGGTACCGACTGAACGTCCGCCCCGTATACAAACGCGTTGATACTTGTGGCGCCGAATTTGTTGCCCACACACCCTATCTCTACTCGACCTACGAAACCGAATGCGAGAGTTTGCCCACCAACAAAAAGAAGATTATGATTCTTGGTGGTGGTCCGAACCGCATCGGCCAGGGAATTGAATTCGATTATTGTTGTGTACACGGTGTTATGGCCTTGATCGAGGCCGGTTACGAGACCATTATGGTCAACTGCAACCCTGAAACGGTATCAACTGACTACGACACCTCCGATCGTCTGTATTTTGAACCATTAACCCTGGAAGATGTCCTGGAAATCGTGGATATCGAAAAGCCCGAAGGGGTTATCGTTCAATTCGGCGGGCAAACTCCCCTTAAACTTGCCGTGGCATTGGAAGAAGCTGGCGTGCCGATCATTGGTACCAGCCCTGACGCCATCGACCGCGCCGAGGACAGGGAACGCTTCCAAGCACTACTTCATAAACTCGAACTCAAACAACCGGAAAACGGTCTGGCCCGTTCTTTTGAAGAAGCGGAACAGGTCGCTGCCCGTATCGGTTACCCGGTCGTAGTAAGACCGTCCTACGTACTCGGTGGCCGGGCCATGGAAATTGTTTACCAGGTTGAACAACTGCGTAACTATATGCTCCATGCAGTACAGGCTTCACCGGACCATCCTATCCTGGTTGACAAGTTTCTTGAACAAGCGATCGAGGTTGATGTCGACGCCCTTTGTGATGGAACGGATGTGGTTATCGGCGGCATCATGCAGCATATTGAAGAGGCCGGCATCCACTCGGGGGACTCGGCCTGCGTCCTGCCGCCATTTTCCCTTGATCCTGAATTGGTTGAAGAGATTCGTCGGCAGACCCGGGCTCTTGCCCTTGAGCTTAATGTTATCGGCCTGATGAATATTCAGTTTGCCGTTAAGGATGGCGTCATCTACCTGCTTGAGGTGAATCCCCGAGCCAGTCGTACGGTACCGTTTGTCTCCAAAGCGACCGGCAGACCTTGTGCTAAAATTGCTGCGCGAATTATGGCTGGCGCCACTCTTGCCGAACTTGGTGTCGAGGGGGAACTCACGCCTGAATATATGTCGGTCAAAGAAGCGGTTTTCCCCTTTGTCAAGTTCCCGGGTGTCGACACTCTCCTTGGTCCTGAAATGAAATCGACCGGTGAAGTCATGGGCATTGATGCTGATTTCGGCAAGGCCTTTGCCAAAGCCCAACTCGGTGCCGGTGTCAAACTGCCAACCTCTGGCAAAATATTTGTAAGCATCAAAGATACCGACAAGCCCTTGGTTGTCGATGCCATGCGGCAGCTTGAAGGAGCCGGCTTCGAACTGCTTGCTACCGGAGGAACCGCCAGCTACCTGCAAGAGCAGGGCATAAAAGTAACTGCGATCAATAAGGTTAAAGAGGGACGTCCCCATTGTGTTGACGCTATCAAGAGTCGTGAAATAGCCATGGTTTTCAATACGACCTTTGGCCCCGATTCGGTCTCCGATTCCTATTCCATCCGCCGCTCTGCACTGATGCAGAACCTGGCCTATTTCACCACCGTTGCCGGCATTGAAGCGGCTGTGGCAGGAGTTCTGGCCCTTCAGCGAGAAACCCTTGACGTTACCCCCCTTCAAGAGTATTATGTGCAACGTTGA
- the greA gene encoding transcription elongation factor GreA yields MSRSIPMTEEGHRLLQEELKNLIRVERPKVVQEIAEARDHGDLSENAEYDAAKNRQGFIEGRIKELNDKIARAEVIDPATLTGDKVLFGAKVTLFDIDIENEVTYQIVGEDEADIKKGKISVTSPVGKALIGRSLDTEVRIAVPSGVKIYEITEICYE; encoded by the coding sequence ATGTCACGTTCAATCCCCATGACCGAGGAAGGTCATCGCCTTCTTCAGGAAGAGTTGAAAAATCTGATTCGTGTCGAGCGCCCCAAAGTCGTGCAAGAAATCGCCGAGGCTCGCGATCACGGTGACCTTTCTGAAAATGCTGAATACGATGCAGCCAAAAACCGTCAAGGCTTTATTGAAGGCCGTATCAAAGAGCTCAACGATAAAATAGCTCGGGCGGAAGTGATCGACCCTGCCACCTTGACTGGAGACAAAGTGCTTTTTGGGGCTAAGGTCACTCTATTCGACATTGATATCGAAAACGAAGTCACCTATCAAATTGTGGGTGAAGACGAAGCCGACATCAAAAAGGGGAAAATTTCCGTCACCTCACCGGTTGGCAAAGCCTTAATTGGGCGTAGCCTCGATACGGAAGTGCGCATTGCCGTACCTTCTGGCGTCAAAATTTATGAAATTACCGAAATCTGTTACGAATAG
- a CDS encoding DUF1858 domain-containing protein yields the protein MNLKVNKNMTFKDVLDMGPEVVQVFVKYNMGCVGCAAAKFESIEQGAKAHGVNLDDLLRDLNNALND from the coding sequence ATGAACCTCAAAGTTAATAAGAATATGACCTTTAAAGACGTCCTCGATATGGGACCTGAGGTGGTGCAGGTCTTTGTTAAATACAATATGGGTTGTGTCGGCTGCGCCGCCGCCAAATTCGAAAGCATTGAGCAAGGCGCCAAAGCTCACGGTGTAAATCTCGATGATCTGCTCCGAGATCTTAATAATGCCCTTAACGATTAA
- the recG gene encoding ATP-dependent DNA helicase RecG, with product MSASRNEPLNSNPLATPLSNLRGVGPRIAEKLGKLGLSDVESVLYSLPLRYEDRRQIRKISQLHDHGIQVFSGKILAVGESQTARRRKKLYEVVVSDGTGQVSLKWFHYRKPFMQQRFIVGRHAVFIGEPKRFGAVREVHHPDVEFLAPNQSTSELTVTDPLSYGCYLPVYHLTEGLHQKTARKIWREAVERYAPLAFSPLPDEIRQRQGLLPLAKALQEAHWPSSETSFDELEGGTDLARRSLVFDEFFFLELGLALRRQGIELEKGFAFTVAHKYTAPLAKMLPYRLTEAQRRVLNEIKRDMMVERPMNRLLQGDVGSGKTIVALMSALIAIENNTQVALVAPTEILAEQHYLQFHPWLDKLGLRVVYLSGSTSVKDKKAILHQIAVGEVHMVVGTHAVLQQGVEFHKLGLGIIDEQHRFGVKQRAALRKKGKHPDLLVMTATPIPRSLALTVYGDLALSIIDELPPGRTPVKTLCLTDQFRQKAYKHIQSKIAKGEQAYIVYPLVEETEKSDLLAATEGFECLQKDIFPDFKLGLLHGRLRPEEKEQLMREFKSGEIQLLVSTTVIEVGIDVPNASVMMIEHAERFGLAQLHQLRGRVGRGAAESHCLLMRSERCSEVGRKRLAVMVESNDGFRIAEADLEIRGPGEVLGTKQSGMPDFRVANLLKDGRVLEEARQEAFQLVEGHKFLDNPRYDDLRLELKKRWGGRLELASLG from the coding sequence GTGTCCGCCTCTCGCAATGAACCGCTAAACTCTAATCCCCTTGCCACTCCCCTAAGCAACTTAAGGGGAGTGGGCCCGCGCATCGCCGAAAAACTTGGCAAATTAGGCCTTTCAGACGTCGAAAGCGTCCTATACTCCCTTCCTTTACGCTACGAAGACCGCCGCCAAATACGCAAAATTTCACAACTACATGATCATGGCATACAAGTTTTTTCCGGGAAAATTCTCGCGGTTGGTGAGTCTCAGACCGCAAGACGCCGTAAAAAACTCTACGAAGTGGTAGTCAGTGATGGCACCGGACAAGTATCTCTCAAATGGTTTCACTACCGTAAACCCTTCATGCAGCAACGTTTTATCGTTGGTCGTCACGCGGTGTTCATCGGTGAACCCAAACGTTTTGGTGCTGTTCGGGAAGTTCACCATCCGGACGTGGAATTTCTTGCCCCAAACCAGTCAACTTCCGAGTTAACGGTCACGGATCCACTATCCTATGGCTGTTATTTACCCGTATATCACCTGACAGAAGGCCTTCACCAAAAAACTGCCCGCAAAATATGGCGTGAGGCCGTGGAACGTTATGCACCCTTAGCTTTTTCGCCACTCCCCGACGAAATTCGCCAACGCCAGGGGTTATTGCCCCTTGCGAAAGCCTTACAAGAAGCCCATTGGCCCAGCTCTGAAACATCTTTTGATGAGTTGGAAGGAGGGACCGACTTGGCTCGCCGCTCGTTGGTCTTTGACGAATTTTTCTTCTTGGAACTCGGCTTAGCTCTTCGTCGTCAAGGCATTGAGCTTGAGAAGGGTTTTGCTTTTACTGTGGCCCACAAGTATACGGCACCTTTGGCCAAGATGTTGCCTTACCGATTAACCGAAGCCCAGCGAAGGGTCCTTAATGAAATCAAACGGGACATGATGGTCGAGCGGCCGATGAATCGTTTATTGCAGGGGGATGTCGGCAGCGGAAAAACCATTGTCGCTTTGATGAGTGCCTTGATCGCCATTGAAAATAATACTCAGGTGGCTTTAGTTGCTCCAACGGAAATTTTAGCTGAGCAACATTACCTACAGTTTCACCCCTGGCTCGACAAGCTGGGTCTTAGAGTTGTGTATCTATCAGGCTCAACTTCGGTAAAGGATAAAAAGGCCATCTTGCACCAAATCGCTGTCGGTGAAGTCCATATGGTGGTCGGTACTCACGCGGTTTTACAGCAGGGCGTTGAATTTCATAAGCTGGGTCTCGGTATCATCGATGAACAGCATCGTTTTGGCGTCAAGCAAAGGGCCGCCTTGCGTAAAAAGGGAAAACACCCCGACTTGCTGGTGATGACGGCAACACCCATACCTCGTTCCCTGGCTCTTACGGTATACGGGGATCTGGCCCTGAGCATTATTGATGAGTTGCCACCCGGACGCACCCCCGTTAAAACCTTGTGTTTGACGGATCAATTCCGGCAAAAAGCCTACAAGCACATTCAATCTAAGATCGCCAAGGGGGAACAGGCGTATATTGTTTACCCCCTGGTCGAAGAAACAGAAAAAAGTGACTTGTTAGCCGCCACCGAAGGTTTTGAGTGTTTACAGAAGGATATTTTCCCTGACTTTAAGCTCGGGTTGTTACATGGTCGGCTTAGACCAGAAGAAAAGGAACAGCTTATGCGCGAGTTTAAGTCCGGCGAAATTCAACTGTTGGTGTCCACCACAGTCATCGAGGTCGGAATCGACGTGCCTAACGCATCCGTTATGATGATTGAACACGCTGAAAGATTCGGCCTTGCACAATTGCACCAACTTAGAGGCCGCGTCGGTCGGGGTGCGGCTGAGAGCCATTGTTTACTAATGCGTTCTGAGCGCTGTTCAGAAGTAGGCCGGAAACGCTTGGCCGTGATGGTAGAAAGCAACGATGGTTTCCGCATTGCTGAAGCGGACCTTGAAATCAGGGGGCCCGGCGAGGTGTTAGGTACAAAGCAATCAGGGATGCCGGACTTTCGAGTCGCTAATCTTTTAAAAGACGGTCGTGTTTTAGAAGAGGCTCGGCAGGAGGCCTTTCAATTGGTTGAAGGCCATAAATTCCTCGATAACCCTCGATATGATGATTTGCGTCTTGAGTTAAAAAAACGATGGGGAGGACGCCTGGAGTTAGCCAGTCTTGGTTAA
- a CDS encoding alginate export family protein translates to MKARLVNEFRTYLDPDNDSWDSLDEIVIDNLFFDWKKSDWTLRFGRQDLIYGTGKLILDGTPKDGSRTIYFDAVKLTYSGFADTTVDFLLLHTQAQDPLAMHTQDRDIVGFTGGNAFDGAETGGGVYVKNKSIEKLPFEAYYLIKTHEQDVSFLNNNDRHTVGTRLMPTLTTHLKGNLEAAYQVGDDISAFMIDAKAVLFIEALAAQKARLGLGWYYLSGDDPDTSKDEGWNPLWARWPQYSELYVYAYDTDGAGRWSNLNMPYIDFSISPLKKLKINLLLGYMWAPEDNGAGGGHDRGLLITCKNNFTLKEKLFTQKDKLSGHLLFEFMEPGNYYTDDQQDHTASFLRAELIYSF, encoded by the coding sequence GTGAAAGCCCGCCTCGTAAATGAATTCCGCACCTATCTGGATCCGGACAACGACTCCTGGGACTCGTTAGACGAAATTGTAATCGACAACCTGTTTTTTGACTGGAAAAAGAGCGACTGGACCCTGCGCTTCGGACGCCAGGACCTGATTTATGGAACAGGGAAACTGATCCTTGACGGAACCCCCAAGGATGGTTCTAGAACGATTTACTTTGATGCCGTGAAATTGACCTATTCCGGTTTTGCAGACACAACTGTCGACTTTCTTCTACTACACACCCAGGCGCAAGATCCCCTAGCCATGCACACCCAAGATCGCGACATTGTCGGCTTTACGGGCGGAAACGCCTTTGACGGCGCGGAAACGGGGGGCGGTGTTTATGTTAAAAACAAATCCATCGAAAAGCTTCCGTTTGAGGCGTACTATCTCATCAAGACCCATGAACAAGATGTCTCTTTTCTTAACAACAATGACCGCCATACCGTTGGCACCCGCTTGATGCCGACCCTCACCACTCATCTAAAGGGCAACCTGGAGGCAGCCTATCAGGTTGGCGATGACATCTCTGCGTTTATGATCGATGCCAAGGCAGTTTTGTTCATAGAAGCCCTTGCCGCGCAGAAGGCACGCCTCGGCCTCGGCTGGTATTATCTTTCAGGCGACGATCCCGATACGTCCAAGGATGAGGGATGGAATCCGCTCTGGGCTCGTTGGCCGCAATACAGCGAATTATACGTCTATGCATATGACACCGATGGCGCAGGCCGCTGGTCCAACTTGAATATGCCCTATATCGACTTTTCCATTTCACCCCTTAAAAAATTGAAGATTAACCTCCTGCTCGGATATATGTGGGCCCCTGAGGACAACGGTGCGGGCGGAGGCCATGACCGCGGTTTGCTTATTACCTGCAAAAACAACTTTACCCTCAAGGAAAAACTGTTTACCCAGAAAGATAAACTTTCAGGACATCTTTTGTTTGAATTCATGGAACCTGGAAATTATTATACGGACGATCAACAGGATCATACGGCCTCGTTCCTTCGTGCCGAACTGATTTATTCTTTCTGA